The Bacteroides ovatus genomic interval ATTTAATGCAGCATCAAAGTTTTCACACATTGCGATTTGGAAAACAGGTCCGGTAAATACTTCTTTCACAAAACATTCAAACTGTAATTTCAAATCATCAATCGGTATATTTCCTGGAATGATGCTTGTATTTACCCATTGAGCGTTGGAATAACTTTGTTTCCACCAATAATTGGATGCACTCACTGTTCCGGTAATGCCTAGACAAGTTCCATTAGAAACATAAGGAGCTGACGAGCCATCTGCTACTACAAAACTGCAATCACCCCAAACATGACTACCGATTCCATCGTAATTCAATATCACATTTTCTAGAGGATAGAATATTTCTGCAGATTCTACCGTTCCTCCAATCGCAGTCACAGAAATATGGCCGGACTGGGTAGGAGCCTGTGGCAATACAAAACTAATCTCATCAAAAGTGTTTGAGGTTGTGATGTCCCCCACTGGAATGTCGAACTCACCGTTAATATTCACACGTGATACCTCAATAAAATTCTGTCCAGTAATAGTAACCGTGCTTCCTACGACTGGCATTGTCGAACTGACAGCAGTAACAACCGGTTTTGGACCATTCTTCTTAAACTCTGTAACCGCACTGCTCGTATAGCACTCTACCACAAGATATCCCTCTTCAAGCAGATTTGCCGGAGCTGTTAGCGTAATTTGACTATATTTGTTATTTACTTCATAATTTGTTATCTCCTGAACATCAACAGGGCGTGTCCCATCCTTTGCCGGTTGTTCAGTAGAAAGATAAACAGCCTGTACCTCATAGAAGTTACCACCGATCACAGTCATCTGGTCTCCCGGCTTTATAGGATAGGTTGCGGAAATACGGGTGATGTAAGGTGCAGGCGAAAGCACGTGCATATTGTAAGCTGCTACTCCATGCTCTGTTTCTATGCGAATTTCACCTTTCAACTCAGGATTTTGTCCTGTCAGTTCCAATTCATTAGGAACCGTTAATATGATACTTGTAGAAGTTACATAATTCCTGTTGAAACTAACCTCCTGATCATTGATATACACCTTTTGTGTTCCACCCAAATGTTCTCCGACTACAACAATCATTGTTCCCGGATTTACATCAGTAAAAGTACTATCAGCTTTAGCCGGATCTGTTACTCTTATATAATGAATTACCGGTATAGCATCATCGTCGTCATTCTGGCAAGAGACAACAGCCAAAAAGGGCAGGACTAACAACCCTATCAAGAACAATCTCGTATCTAAATATTTATATATTGATTTCATAAATTCTTCTGATTTATTCGTTAAATGTATAAGGAACCGGTGGTTCGTTCAATAACGGATTCTGGATGACATCAGATTCCGGATAAGGCAAGAAAATATCCTCTGCTTCAATATTGATAGTAAACTCCGGAGCTGTGTAATACTCAGGACCTTCAAGGAACGTAGTTCCATCCGTGTCATACTTCCCAAAATGCAATTTTCCGTCCTCATCTTTGATGATAGCATCCGTCCGGTACCCCCGCCACTGATTATTAAAGTAGTTAAGCATCTTGTCCGGTAAATAACGGAACCAAGTTACCATATCATACCAGTTTGAATATTCCATACCGAACTCAACACGGCGTTCGCGGATAATGTCATCCAACGTGATGGAAGACTTTTTATTAATCTTTGCACGCTCACGTACACGGTTGAAGAAGTAAAGACCACGACCGTCACTCAACGTAGAATTGTTACCCAGACAAGCTTCCGCATACGTCAAGTAGACATCTGCTAAACGCAAAATATAAGTATTAAGTGGCGAATTCATTTGTTTCACCTTACCGTCGTTATCGTCATCCGGCCCTCCCGGAACACCTTTTTTAATAGGAGAAGCAGTACCCTTATAAGTATAGCCACCATCTTTAATGCAAATATAAGAGTAATAAGAACCCTTGGTAAAAAAGGTAGCGTTCCTACGCAACGTATCTGCCAACTCGTATTGCTGAAGCATATCAATACTTCCATTATAGCTACTCCAACAATTGACACCACCCGTCACCTCGGTCGAGAATGCCAAATCAGACAAGAGGGTATTACATTCATACCACTCCCCCAACGGCACCCACTGCATAGCGAGCAGGGATTCCTGATTGTTATTGTTCTTATACTTGAAGAGATCTTCGTAGTTTGTCATCAAGTCCAACCCACTATTCTCACACACATCACTGGCATATTGACGGGCAAGTTCTAAATCACCTTCATCACGCGTACCACCATTGTTCCAGCCCGAACGTGCCAGATAAACCTTTGCCAATATCCCTTTTGCCGCCCACGATGTAGCCCGTCCTTTATCACTCTGCTCCGACAAATTATCGACGGCGTAATTCAAATCATTAATAATAAACTGAAATACATCTTCTTCACGATTGAGCGGACGAACGGGATTGTCAACCAACTTCTGGTTATCTTCAATGAGAATCACCGGGCCCCAAATGCGCAACATATAGAAGTATGCACATGCACGCATCAACCGGGCTTCTGCAATTGCCTTTGTCTTGGCAGCTTCGCTCACACTACCCTGTGTCTGCGTCTCTACCGCATTGATTACAGAGTTCGCCATCGTTACTACCGAGTAGAATCCACTCCATGCACCCGACAGATTTTCATCCAAAGCTGTCACTTGGAAAGTAACAAACTGCGGATAATTCCAGGGACTGTACATATCATTGGCACGCCCGCTACCGATAGGAACGATGGAACGTTGATTGTAATCAAACCATGCCCGATTGTAAAGCGGAGCGGTGGCTGCTTCTAACGCTTCGTCAGAAGTATAAAATGTAGCGTCTACATAGTTTCCTTCCGGTGCTCTATCCAGAAAACTGTCACTGCATGCTGCAAACAGCAGGGCGGTAGTTGCTATTACTAATAATTTACTTTTCATAAATATTCTCATTATTTGTCAGGTTAGAAACTAAGGTTAAGTCCGAAAGTATAAATCCGTTGTGAAGGATAACGGGCATTATCGATACCACGCGTCAGCACATCATAATTGTAAGCACCCACTTCAGGATCATATCCTTTGTACTTTGTAAAAGTGAATGCATTCTGGATATTCATATACACCCGTAGATTGTCAATATTGAGCTTACTTATCCACTTTTTAGGGAAAGTATAACCTAACGAGATATTCTTGATACGAAGATATGAACCGTCTTCTACAAAGCGGCTGCTCATACGGTTATTATCGTTAGCATTGGCAGCAGTGATGCGCTGTACTTGTGCCGAACCGGCATTCGAGACATAGACATTGGAAAGCGTAGTCGGTTGTGATGGATCGATCAGTTCCACACGGGCGATATTAACAGCTTCTTTCAACATTCCACTGTTGTTCATCGGATTGGTAAATTCTTTACGTAGCATATTCACCACTTTATTACCGTATACACCATTGATGAAAATATTCAGATCAAAGCCTTTATAAGAAAACGAGTTGTTAAAACCGTAAGAGAACTTCGGTTCGGGATTACCTAAATAGGTACGGTCTTTCTCATCAATAACGCCATTGTCGTCAATATCCTCATAAATATAGTCTCCTACCCATATCTCACTTTCAGAGATATTCTTTCCTTTTGGAATAGCCACTTTCACACGCTCACCATTTTTATCGAGAATATAATTACCGTAAGAATCCCGCTTGTAAAAGTCATCCTCCTTCGTAAACATGCCTATCACGTTATATCCGTAAAACTGTCCTATTGGCTGTCCCACCTCCGAGTAGGTGTAAGTCTCACTGTTGATAGTACCGGAAAGTCCTGCTGTCTCTGTGTAAAGCTTTGTAATCTCATTCCTATTAAATGAAATAGTCAGTCCTGATCTCCACATGAAATCATTTTTATTGATATTAACCGTATTCAACGTGAATTCCAGACCTTTATTGGTCATAGCACCCGCATTTACCCACGGTGAGGAAATAACACCGTTAACATAAGAAGGAAGAGATGCTTTCATTAACAGATTATCTGTGTTTTTGTAATATCCGTCAATAATCAGTTCTACCCGGTTACCAAAAAGATTAATGTCTAGTCCGGCATTCCATGCTTCAGTCTCTTCCCATTTCAAGTTTTCGTTTCCATAGTTCTCCGCATAATATCCGCTTCCCCAAATAGTTGCCACAGTTCTCATCTTTACACCATAAGCATAGTTTTCTGCCGCTTGATTACCAACCAATCCCCAACCCAGACGTAACTTCAAATTATCCAACCAAGAGACGTTCTTCAGGAATTTCTCATTCTTCAACTTCCATGCAAGAGCTGCCGATGGAAATATTCCCCAACGATTGTTCGGAGCAAACGTAGAAGAACCGTCACCACGTACAGTAAGTGTCAACAAATAACGGTCATCAAATCCGTAGTTAACACGACCGAAGTAAGATTCGATAGCAGAAGAACCTTTGGAACTACTATTCTTTGCGGTAAGTGAGCTACCCGCGTCCAGTTCGTGAACAGAGTTGAGAAAATAGTCACTCCGGGTGCCGGAAAGTGATTCCCAATTATTCTCCTGCGCTTCATGTCCCGCCATGGCAGTAATTTGATGTCGACCGAAAGTATTAGTATAAGTTAGATAAGTCTTTAATGTCCAGTTACTACCATTGCTGGCACTACGACTACCTAATGACTCTTGGGTATAAAGACCATAGTCATAAGACGGAGTATACTGATAATTGTTGTTATAATAATAATTGCCTGCATACTCAGCTCTGAACACTAATCCCTTGTAAAGTGTAATATCAGCAAAGAAATCCACATAGAGTTGTAATCCCTTTTCGTAGTTCTCACGCATCAGCGCTTCTGCTACCGGATTCGTAAAGTAAGTACCATACATGTTTTCTGACTGCATTCCCCATGAACCGTCAGGATTCTTCGCCGGTACTTCGGGCAACTGCTGTATCGCCGTGCGGATGATATTACCATTGTCGATCGTATTGTTCTGCTGCGTCTTGGCAACAGAAGCACGCAACCCGGTAGAGAGCCAGTTCGTTATCTTATTATCCATATTGACACGGGCAGAGAAACGTTCGAAGCTAGAACCGATACCGATACCATCCTGACTCAAATAACCACCCGAAAGTGAATAAGTAGTTCCCTCATTTCCTCCGGAGATATTGATCTGATGATTGTGCATAGATGCATTGCGGAAAATCTCATCCTGCCAGTTCGTCCCTTCTCCCAGTAAGCTGGGATCTTTAAACTCCTCACGGTCACCAAAGCCCAGTACTTGAGCGCGTAGATTTTGATATTCCGCATATTCGCGCAGATTTAAAACATCCAACTTCTTTGGTAATTGCTGCAAGCCATAATATCCTTCGTAAGAAACTTTTGTCTTACTGGCTTTACCCTGATTAGTGGTAATCAGTACCACACCATTGGAAGCTCTCGAACCATAAATAGCTGTAGCCGAAGCATCTTTCAGAATTTCCATAGAAACGATGTCCGAAGGGTTAATGGAAGACAGTACACTGGAGTTACCGTCCGTATTACCGGAAATCGCTACACCATCAATCACATACAGAGGTTCGTTACCATTCAAGGAATTGATACCACGAATACTCACAGAGATACCTCCACCCGGGGCTCCCGAATTTTGTGTAACGGAAACACCCGCTGCACGCCCCTGCAAAGCTTGGTCTAAAGAAGTAACAACAGACTTTTTCAGTTCATCTCCGGTCACGGAAACAACTGAACCTGTCAAGTCACTTCGTTTCATGGTTCCATAGCCGACAACTACCACCTCATCCAACGTTTTAGTATCTTCTTTCAGAACTACGTTAATGACAGGTTTTGTTGCAACAACCTGCTGTTCCATAAAGCCGATGTAGGAGAAGACCAGCGTCTGTCCGGTAGATACATTCAGCGTATACTTACCGTTCAAGTCTGTAATAGTTCCTGTCGACGTACCTTTCACTTGTACGCTTACCCCAATCAACGGTTCTCCGTCAGTCGCGGAAGTTACTATTCCGGACACCTTTAAGTTCTGTGAAGGAGCAGCCTCCAATATCGTTATTGGCAACCAAAGTAATATTGCCAACGCAAGACAGTACCAATGTACAAATGTACATTTTCCAAGAAAGTGTTTATTCATTGTACCTTATTTAAATGGTTAATATTCAATTTAATCCTTTCATAATCGCTGCTATGGATGCTGCATTATGCGGTTGTCCTGTAGTACGGTCAAACAGTTTTTCGGTATAGCCGGCATCCCAGTACAAGGGAACGAGCTTATTCTTCACACAGGTTTTCACTACATATTCGATATAGTCATTACGCGATTTCAAATGATTCTCCAAAGCCTCTCCGGTCAACTGGTCTCTTAATGTCGGACCATATTCGCCGATGATTACAGGAACATTATTATTGATAAATACATTCAGCGAACTTAAAGTAGCCTCTATGTCCCCCTCCTGTCCGGTAGCAGATACATCTCCACCTGCAAACGCAGCTCCCCATTGACTCTTGAAATTCTCATCGTTAGGCATGATTGTGAAATCATAAGGATCATAGTAATGACATTCCAGGAAAATACGATTTTGAACAATATCGAGCGGCATTGTGAAATGCGCGACCGCTTTCGCCACATCGGTATTATATGCCTGCACAATCAGATGACGGTAATGATTACGTCCTCCGGTAGCTCTAACCGTATTGACAAACACCTGATTGAAACCATTCTGTACCCGGTAATTCTCCTCTGTAGGCTGCGCACCGTTAGCGTCGTCATTATTCACCTCATTGGTTCCGGCAAAGAGCAGACGGTCGTCATAGTCTCTGAATCTTAAGGCGATCTGTTTCCACATCGCTTCCAGTCTTTCATCCAGAGCTTCTTTATTGGCATCTACCGGATGGTTCAGCCAGCCACCTTCCCAGTGGATATTGATAATAACATAGAGACCGGCATCAAGCGCAGCTTTCACGGCAGCCTCCACCTTATCCATCCATGCACTCTTAATCTTATACGTTGCCGCATCTTCAAACTGATGAGAATAAGCTACCGGTATACGCACGACATCAAAGCCCGCTGCTTTGATACCCTCGAAAAGAACCTTGTTCGGTGTAGGATTTCCCCAACACGTTTCATCGCCGGAAAGACTTCCGTCATTTCCCACAATCACCGCCTCAAATGTATTCCCTACATTCACTCCGGCTTTCATCAATGCCGACAGTTGCATGGAAGTCAAATCACGCATCCCTGTATTATCAGGTGCAATGTATTCATCGTATGCAGGTACGCTATATAGGGACTGCTTTACATTGATAATAATATCAGGAGCGCCACTCGCCGAAACGGTGACGGTAGCCGTCCTCTCTTTCTGCGTATCATTGGCCTCTACTGTGATATTTACATATTGTTTTCCTTCACCGATAGTATGTGAACTTTTACACCAACTTTCCGAAGTACTGATATGCCATTCGGCCGGACCGTCTATCTGAATAGTCTGCCTGCTTCCACGAGCGTCAAACTCCAGATTACGATATTCCTGTGCCACTTCCAGACTTCCTCCTTTTTCATCACTGTTGCTACATGATATAAAAGAGGTGGTGAGCAACACCAGCATAAATATGACTCGTTTAATACCCAATGGACTAAATAATCCATCACTAAATGACTGTTTTTCCATATTCTTCTATACTATTAGATTAAATTTAAAACCGTTAACCTTGCCTCATCAAAACACATTTGTTTTCTACACCACAAAATTATGTATTCGACATGTAACTTCACTTCTGTAATGTTATTCATATAGGGAGCGTTTTGGAAACGATGGGGTGAATTTGTTTTATAAAAGGGATTCATTTGTTTTCTCCCGGTTTCCCTTTATACTTAAAGTACTCAAAATCAGCATACGCCTTCGAATCTTTAGAAGCTGATGTAATGTAAAGCCCCAATACGACTCCGGTAAATCCGCCTGCTGTTTCAGTGCTTAGATAACGCGTGTTCATCTTACCCAGATCATGATATATTCCATTCACTTTATAACCAAAATAATAGTAATTGATATCCGACTTCACCACCAGTTCCACCTCACCATCCGTCGGTAGGGAAACTTCTTTGGCATAATGGGTAATCTCTCCCAGTTTATATCGCAAGCCAACAGAACGTTTCCGATCCTTATCCTGACGGACAAATAAATCGTAGTGAGAATGAAACTCCATAAAGACGGAAATTCCCGCTTCATCATTCACTCCCGCTTTCTGCAAGACTACCGGAGCGGATGCTTCCATATCAAAATGTTCCTGCCGCAAGGCGACAAAGGTAGGGCTTTTCCAATCGCTTAACGTAACGGGAGTCGCTATCAAACGAAGTTTTCCATCTTTGGTAAAAATATAATTCTTCGCTTCGGGATTCTGCAGATGAATCCATTCGGGAGAAAGCTTTCCTTCTTTAAAGTCTATTCGTTCCGGTCTGCCTTTCATTTCCTGTTGAGGCAGAGTAGGGACGTCCATCTTCAAAGAAATGGTTCCATTGCTATTGACTACAGGCCAGGCGTCCTTATCCCACCGCACCGGAGCCAGATACGTTTCACGTCCCAATGTATGATGAGTTCCCGGCATAATTCTGTATGCCAGACAAACCATCCACCAAGAACCATCGGTGCCTTCCACCAGATCAGCATGCCCTGTTCCCTGAATCGGACTGGATTGTCCCGATTCATTGGCATGGGTCAGAATAGGATTTGCCGGATTTCCCTGATAAGGCCCGTCAATGTAACGGCTGCGGGCAATGGTTACTTTATGTCCCAATTCCGTACCGCCCTCCGAAATCAGCAGATAGTACCAGCCGTCTTTCTTATAAATGTGCGGACCCTCGGCATATCTGCCTCCAGTGCCGTTCCATATTCGTTTGGAAGAAGAAAGCTGTTTGCCTGTCATGGGGTCAATCTCACACAGGTTGATGTATCCATCCGGATTACTGACCATAAAACATTTGCCATCCTCAAAATAAAGCGAAGGATCGATGCCTCCTTGCTCGAGCCAGACTGGTTCCGACCATTCACTACGGGGATCAGTAGTATGTACCAGGAAATTCCCCTTACCGGAGACATTAGTCGTAATCATGTAAAACACTCCATCATTGTAACGAATGGTAGGAGCGAAAATACCGCTTCCCGAATTAGCATTAGTCAGATCAAGCTGGGACGGACGGGTCAGACAGTTTCCTATCTGCTCCCAATGCACAAGGTCTTTACTGTGAAACAAAGGCACTCCGGGGAAATATTGAAAGCTGCTGTTGACTAAATAATAATCATCCCCTGCCTTGCAAACACTCGGATCGGGATGGAAACCGGGGATTACAGGATTACTGTAACCTTGAGCTGATGACTTGCATACGGAACAAAGCGAAATAAAAATAAGGAATAAAGCGTTTCGCATATTATATAATTTAAGAGTTAAACATCTTTTGCCAGCCGACGATACAAAAGTAGATGTTTTTCCCAAAGGAAATATGGTATTTCGTTCACACCCGGTCTGCCAAATGTTTTACCCATACGCACAGAATGTTTCCCTTTTGCGTATGATTTGTTTTCAACCCTCTTCAGCTTAGTCCAAGCAGCGAAAATCGAACCAGTCAAAGTCGGCCGGATTTGTATTTGCCTGCCCATTACCGGATGCATACATACCTATAAATACACCGGTAAATCCACCTACCACTTCATTGGAGACATCACGCGTGGAAGCTGTTCCCAATATAGCAGAAACGTGGGCTGCCTTTATCTCAAACGTATAGGTCGTCTCGGTGGCGGTGATGGATAAGATCACCTCTCCGGTAGCAGGAAGTTCTTTGCAGGTGGTATCGACCACTTTATCCTTCAAAGTTTTACGGATCATGGCAACCCGCTGTCCGTTCCGCTCCGTTATCAGCAGGTCATAATGATTCTTATCATCCGCTCTTACTACCAGTCCCGCCTCTTCATTTTCCACTTTCGGAATAAAGTTGACTTTTGCAGATGCAGTCAGATTGAAAGCAGCCTGCCGGCGGCCGATAAAAGAAGGAGAATCATTCGTTGTGAAGTTGATTGCTGTTCCTTTCAGACGCAGCGAACCCGGCTTCTCCGTCAATGACCAGAACGAATGAGCAGGATTGCGGATAAAAGTCCAGTCCAACCCCAGTGTTTCCTGATCGAAATCATCACGAACCGGTTGTTCCATCCAAACGTGTGACGGCAGGTTGGGGAAGAGATATGTTTCCTGTACGACACCATCTTTACCCACCTTAGGCCAGCCGTCGGCATCCCACGTCACAGGTGCTAGGAACGTTTCACGCCCTAAATGCTGGTACTTGCCGTTCACTGGTCTTATTCCCAGACAAACTGCCCACCAGCTTCCATCTTTCAGTTGGACGAGGTCGGCATGACCTATCGCCTGGAAAGGATGATCGGGACAGTTCATATTCGAAAGGACAGGATTTACAGGACTGGGCTCATACGGTCCCCAAGGGGATTTACTCCGTTGTATGACTTCCCGATGCTCGTAGCCCGTTCCTCCTTCGGCAGACATGATATAGTAATAATCGCCTATCTTATAGAAATGAGGTCCTTCCGGTGAAGAGCCTCCCAGACCGGAAGCTACTTTTCTCAAAGCTTCCACAAACGTTCCGGTTTCGGGGTCCATCACTCCCAACAGGAAGCTGCCTTGATTATCCGGACTCAAAAAGTACATCTTTCCGTCGATAAACTCAATAGACGGATCTACATACCAGTTCCCCACCCATACCGGATCAGACCAGGGACCTGCAGGATTCTTTGCCGTCACATAGAATACTCCTTGCGAACCTTTTCCTCCATAGTTCGTGCCAATCACATAGAATGTACCGTCATGGTATCGTAACGTCGGAGCATACTGTCCGCCGGTGGAGGCATTGCATCCCATCAACGGATTATTTTCCGGGCGGGACAGGGCATGACCGATCAGTTTCCAATGAACAAGGTCTTTACTATGATAAACCGGCAGACCGGGAAAATATTCAAAGGTAGAAGTAACCAAGTAAAAATCATCTCCCACCCTGCAAATGCTCGGGTCGGGATTCATTCCTGTGATAATGGGGTTCCTGAATGTCTTTTGTGCGAGGGAGACATTAGCCATCCATAATCCGATTAAGATTAATAAAAGTCTGCAACTGTTCTTCATCATTCTTATTTTTAAAGTTTGTACTGATGGCAAAGTTCACCATAATCCGGCAGAAACAAGGTTCGTTATGTTTCAAGGTGCGGAACGTTTTCTTTCAGGATAGCGTTTTTCGTTTCAAATATAAGGCAATAATGTTACATTCGGAAAGTCTCGCAAGGCATAGAAGAGAATAGAATGTATTTTATTGGGGCATGATTTGTATTCAATTGCATTTCGCCCTTTCGGGTGAGTGCAATTCTTCCTACATTTGTAATAGAATTAAAGTCTCACTCTAAAAATATCAACTCATGAAAAACATTAAGAAAATGGTATTAGTATCAGCCTTTGCCGGTACTTGTCTTACGCCTCATGCACAGACTGCCTCTCCTGTCATCCCGACCGATCCGGCTATTGAAACTCATATCCGGGAATGGCTTCAGAAAATGACTCTCGAACAAAAAATCGGTCAGATGTGTGAAATCACGATTGATGTGGTATCCGATCTTGAAACCAGTCGTAAGAAAGGATTCTGCCTTAGCGAGGCAATGCTCGACACGGTTATCGGTAAATATAAAGTAGGTTCACTGTTGAATGTTCCTTTAGGGGTAGCACAGAAAAAGGAGAAGTGGGCGGAAGCCATCAAACAGATACAGGAGAAATCGATGAAGGAGATCGGTATTCCCTGCATCTATGGGGTAGATCAGATTCATGGAACGACTTACACATTGGACGGAACGATGTTTCC includes:
- a CDS encoding SusC/RagA family TonB-linked outer membrane protein; this translates as MNKHFLGKCTFVHWYCLALAILLWLPITILEAAPSQNLKVSGIVTSATDGEPLIGVSVQVKGTSTGTITDLNGKYTLNVSTGQTLVFSYIGFMEQQVVATKPVINVVLKEDTKTLDEVVVVGYGTMKRSDLTGSVVSVTGDELKKSVVTSLDQALQGRAAGVSVTQNSGAPGGGISVSIRGINSLNGNEPLYVIDGVAISGNTDGNSSVLSSINPSDIVSMEILKDASATAIYGSRASNGVVLITTNQGKASKTKVSYEGYYGLQQLPKKLDVLNLREYAEYQNLRAQVLGFGDREEFKDPSLLGEGTNWQDEIFRNASMHNHQINISGGNEGTTYSLSGGYLSQDGIGIGSSFERFSARVNMDNKITNWLSTGLRASVAKTQQNNTIDNGNIIRTAIQQLPEVPAKNPDGSWGMQSENMYGTYFTNPVAEALMRENYEKGLQLYVDFFADITLYKGLVFRAEYAGNYYYNNNYQYTPSYDYGLYTQESLGSRSASNGSNWTLKTYLTYTNTFGRHQITAMAGHEAQENNWESLSGTRSDYFLNSVHELDAGSSLTAKNSSSKGSSAIESYFGRVNYGFDDRYLLTLTVRGDGSSTFAPNNRWGIFPSAALAWKLKNEKFLKNVSWLDNLKLRLGWGLVGNQAAENYAYGVKMRTVATIWGSGYYAENYGNENLKWEETEAWNAGLDINLFGNRVELIIDGYYKNTDNLLMKASLPSYVNGVISSPWVNAGAMTNKGLEFTLNTVNINKNDFMWRSGLTISFNRNEITKLYTETAGLSGTINSETYTYSEVGQPIGQFYGYNVIGMFTKEDDFYKRDSYGNYILDKNGERVKVAIPKGKNISESEIWVGDYIYEDIDDNGVIDEKDRTYLGNPEPKFSYGFNNSFSYKGFDLNIFINGVYGNKVVNMLRKEFTNPMNNSGMLKEAVNIARVELIDPSQPTTLSNVYVSNAGSAQVQRITAANANDNNRMSSRFVEDGSYLRIKNISLGYTFPKKWISKLNIDNLRVYMNIQNAFTFTKYKGYDPEVGAYNYDVLTRGIDNARYPSQRIYTFGLNLSF
- a CDS encoding RagB/SusD family nutrient uptake outer membrane protein, whose product is MKSKLLVIATTALLFAACSDSFLDRAPEGNYVDATFYTSDEALEAATAPLYNRAWFDYNQRSIVPIGSGRANDMYSPWNYPQFVTFQVTALDENLSGAWSGFYSVVTMANSVINAVETQTQGSVSEAAKTKAIAEARLMRACAYFYMLRIWGPVILIEDNQKLVDNPVRPLNREEDVFQFIINDLNYAVDNLSEQSDKGRATSWAAKGILAKVYLARSGWNNGGTRDEGDLELARQYASDVCENSGLDLMTNYEDLFKYKNNNNQESLLAMQWVPLGEWYECNTLLSDLAFSTEVTGGVNCWSSYNGSIDMLQQYELADTLRRNATFFTKGSYYSYICIKDGGYTYKGTASPIKKGVPGGPDDDNDGKVKQMNSPLNTYILRLADVYLTYAEACLGNNSTLSDGRGLYFFNRVRERAKINKKSSITLDDIIRERRVEFGMEYSNWYDMVTWFRYLPDKMLNYFNNQWRGYRTDAIIKDEDGKLHFGKYDTDGTTFLEGPEYYTAPEFTINIEAEDIFLPYPESDVIQNPLLNEPPVPYTFNE
- a CDS encoding glycoside hydrolase family 43 protein, translated to MRNALFLIFISLCSVCKSSAQGYSNPVIPGFHPDPSVCKAGDDYYLVNSSFQYFPGVPLFHSKDLVHWEQIGNCLTRPSQLDLTNANSGSGIFAPTIRYNDGVFYMITTNVSGKGNFLVHTTDPRSEWSEPVWLEQGGIDPSLYFEDGKCFMVSNPDGYINLCEIDPMTGKQLSSSKRIWNGTGGRYAEGPHIYKKDGWYYLLISEGGTELGHKVTIARSRYIDGPYQGNPANPILTHANESGQSSPIQGTGHADLVEGTDGSWWMVCLAYRIMPGTHHTLGRETYLAPVRWDKDAWPVVNSNGTISLKMDVPTLPQQEMKGRPERIDFKEGKLSPEWIHLQNPEAKNYIFTKDGKLRLIATPVTLSDWKSPTFVALRQEHFDMEASAPVVLQKAGVNDEAGISVFMEFHSHYDLFVRQDKDRKRSVGLRYKLGEITHYAKEVSLPTDGEVELVVKSDINYYYFGYKVNGIYHDLGKMNTRYLSTETAGGFTGVVLGLYITSASKDSKAYADFEYFKYKGKPGENK
- a CDS encoding cellulase family glycosylhydrolase gives rise to the protein MEKQSFSDGLFSPLGIKRVIFMLVLLTTSFISCSNSDEKGGSLEVAQEYRNLEFDARGSRQTIQIDGPAEWHISTSESWCKSSHTIGEGKQYVNITVEANDTQKERTATVTVSASGAPDIIINVKQSLYSVPAYDEYIAPDNTGMRDLTSMQLSALMKAGVNVGNTFEAVIVGNDGSLSGDETCWGNPTPNKVLFEGIKAAGFDVVRIPVAYSHQFEDAATYKIKSAWMDKVEAAVKAALDAGLYVIINIHWEGGWLNHPVDANKEALDERLEAMWKQIALRFRDYDDRLLFAGTNEVNNDDANGAQPTEENYRVQNGFNQVFVNTVRATGGRNHYRHLIVQAYNTDVAKAVAHFTMPLDIVQNRIFLECHYYDPYDFTIMPNDENFKSQWGAAFAGGDVSATGQEGDIEATLSSLNVFINNNVPVIIGEYGPTLRDQLTGEALENHLKSRNDYIEYVVKTCVKNKLVPLYWDAGYTEKLFDRTTGQPHNAASIAAIMKGLN
- a CDS encoding glycan-binding surface protein, with the translated sequence MKSIYKYLDTRLFLIGLLVLPFLAVVSCQNDDDDAIPVIHYIRVTDPAKADSTFTDVNPGTMIVVVGEHLGGTQKVYINDQEVSFNRNYVTSTSIILTVPNELELTGQNPELKGEIRIETEHGVAAYNMHVLSPAPYITRISATYPIKPGDQMTVIGGNFYEVQAVYLSTEQPAKDGTRPVDVQEITNYEVNNKYSQITLTAPANLLEEGYLVVECYTSSAVTEFKKNGPKPVVTAVSSTMPVVGSTVTITGQNFIEVSRVNINGEFDIPVGDITTSNTFDEISFVLPQAPTQSGHISVTAIGGTVESAEIFYPLENVILNYDGIGSHVWGDCSFVVADGSSAPYVSNGTCLGITGTVSASNYWWKQSYSNAQWVNTSIIPGNIPIDDLKLQFECFVKEVFTGPVFQIAMCENFDAALNGYVPVSSFTGKTETGKWMQCSVSLSSVVADATYQDFLNRNSTHIGVYATNPGSSQATIEVYFDNFRIVRK
- a CDS encoding glycoside hydrolase family 43 protein, whose product is MMKNSCRLLLILIGLWMANVSLAQKTFRNPIITGMNPDPSICRVGDDFYLVTSTFEYFPGLPVYHSKDLVHWKLIGHALSRPENNPLMGCNASTGGQYAPTLRYHDGTFYVIGTNYGGKGSQGVFYVTAKNPAGPWSDPVWVGNWYVDPSIEFIDGKMYFLSPDNQGSFLLGVMDPETGTFVEALRKVASGLGGSSPEGPHFYKIGDYYYIMSAEGGTGYEHREVIQRSKSPWGPYEPSPVNPVLSNMNCPDHPFQAIGHADLVQLKDGSWWAVCLGIRPVNGKYQHLGRETFLAPVTWDADGWPKVGKDGVVQETYLFPNLPSHVWMEQPVRDDFDQETLGLDWTFIRNPAHSFWSLTEKPGSLRLKGTAINFTTNDSPSFIGRRQAAFNLTASAKVNFIPKVENEEAGLVVRADDKNHYDLLITERNGQRVAMIRKTLKDKVVDTTCKELPATGEVILSITATETTYTFEIKAAHVSAILGTASTRDVSNEVVGGFTGVFIGMYASGNGQANTNPADFDWFDFRCLD